Sequence from the Eurosta solidaginis isolate ZX-2024a chromosome X, ASM4086904v1, whole genome shotgun sequence genome:
AATTGTACGGAGTTTACGGTTGGGTAATTGAAGCCTACTCCTACAAAAGTAAAGACGCGAGCAACGAGTCCGTGCGGCAGAGGAGCAGCGAAACACACTCAGGTTACTGGCGGCATTGCCTGCAAAATAGCGAGACAGGTTTGCAACAGAAACGGAGTGAGCAGAAACTTCCACATCCTATTGTTGTGAAATATAAGTACGTATGCATAAAATAGAATAATATAACAATAATTGTGCTTGGGGGTGTGCGCAAAGACGTTACTGGCATGGAAAGGGAACACACGGCAATTCGGTTGGCATGAAGTGCCTGTACGCTTGAGCGACCACGTTGCCATCAGAGAGCGACAGAGAGAAGCGCTGAACATCACCATTAAGCGTATATGTAGGCATAGTTGTTAAGCGTAGGACTGTAGTAGTGATATTTATGCTTTCAGGTATAATCGTTTGTCAGCGTGAGGCAACGGCAGCATGGTGAATCATATGTAGTAGAGATAATTGGTTAGTACCATTGATGCTGTGCACGAATTCAGGTTTTTATCCGGGGCGCCTTGGGTAGGGAGCTGATATAGTGGTCAGTTTAGTTGAGGATGGTGAAAATTGAGAAGCCACAAATAATTGTCACCATTCCGTCGCGTGCCAAGAGCGTAACTCAAAGTTAAtgaaatttgtttgttataagcGGGTTCGGTGCACATACACACCGGTACACTTAAAGAGTTGAGTTGCTCATTGCCAAAACGACCCTCATGTTATGTATCGTGATGTAGCTCAAAGCTTGCAAGACAGAGCCATCGCATGGCGGGTAGTTATACATGGTTATTGGATTCGAATTGGTTTAAGATTGGCCGCGGTAATGCGATTCTGTCTTGAAATGCTCTGAGTTAAATCAGGAATGCAATTTTATACCATCATAATATTATTGTCAATTGTAGACATTTGCTCATGTTCATTGATGCGATATATGGGGATATGTGTTTAAAAATGCAGTTATGAGAAATGGTTTAGGAAGTAAACATTTGCAGCGACATGCATATGAGCATGtgaatatttttatgtataaaataatgCGGAGTTTTTTCGTTATATCAAACGTAGATGTGTATGGATTCGTAGTATATAGATTTGTATTGAGCTAAATGCTTTCGATAACCTCGGTAAGATTAACGTCGTCGTTACTATCATAGGAATACGACCTGCCATTGAATCTATGGTAATTGGATGATGGTTGAATGATCATGTTATAGTTACATACTTTACCTAGATATATATTCATATTGATATTTTTGCGAGCACACTCGCGCGTAAACATTAGGGTGGGACACTCGCCGTTCGAGTTGAACTGAAATTTAGAATATAGGTTAGCTAGTAGTGGATTGCATGACCTAATGTAAACGAGTGTAATAAATACAAACAAGTGCGCGGGCACTCATGAAGATTCATCATTAATATTATAATAGGATTTGAGATGAAATGTCATATTAAATGAATTGCTAAAGATAACAACAGTGTGATGAAGGGGGTAACGGGGTGATCGTACagggatggacagacggacacagGCACAAAGGTAAGTGTTGGGTCAACCGATTTGGGCCATGGTTGACATTGGTAGGGTGGGCAAGGAAGCAGAAGGGCCGGCCTTGAGTCTATGGAGGCGAATTGCGACGACGGCGGTGGCATGCTGTGGAGAAGGACATACAAGAGGGGAAGCGAGAACAACAGCGcacgggtacgaatttttttcTCATTGTTTCTGCGGTTTGGGGCAACATCGTGGATGATTTGCGAACCCCACCCCATCCGGCGAGCTGAGCCTATGCAAGCGTACCCAGCGGATCATCAGAAGGGAACCTGCACCGCACTGCCAGTCATGGTAACAATCTTTTCGACAAATTCATTATTCTTTTCTTGGAGTTTGTTGGTGGGATCTCTTCTCAGAACTCTGTATGATGTgatgtcattaactattttccctaactttgtttcatattcagatttttccaaaaccactgtaacattacctttatctttatactcaaatggtacaaaaaacccCCTGCGTCTGGAagattaataaacttttattccaagcatgaaagaagaatCATAGTAAACACGGCAAAGAACTTTGTAAGAAAAGTTCTCTCTATTAGCGACGCATGTTACCATGAAGGAAATGTTGCCCTGATCAAGCAAATATTAgcagacaacgattttcctctatctttaatcaatagctacATAAGAGATTTTTACGCTAAAGCGAATACTACTCAGATCAGACAggatgccaagaaaatattcaagacagccaCATACATTCCAGGCTTGTCCAACAGACTGAAGAATTCAAATATGTATGACCGGGACAAGTTCCAAATAGTTTTCACGTACGACAAAactctacgacaaatatacagcaacatgaaaagcaggattgaaaaatacgagaaatccaacgtaatataccaaattaattgcaatggtgacgggtcccacttatgcaacaaagtatatgtggggacaactagaTCTAAGtttaagacaaggatttccggacacaagtcgaatataaaaaacagaaataatttgaacgataacaaaGCAGCCTTAACACATCACTTTAgcgctacgggacattgtccaggtttagacaatgtgagaattttgcaaGAAGAGAAGAAATTTAATAAGGGATACATACTTGatatgcttcatattatcaatatagagagcgacaaacggataaattttaaaacggacacggaaaattgtgcttcggcccacggcggaacgatacaaggtgcatggtgacatacctacaaacataaataaaaattccatgtactttgtttttgtaaattcgatggacaaatgtcaacatagtactgcgtcggaagttgatgtatcaaatcaaataaaaaaagcgtataatcagctgtcccatgcggccaccttgtatcgttccgccatgcttcgGCCTATAGGtagctaataagcagaaacaaaaaagcgctttgagagtaatttgttagtttaatgtcccaccaatattctttttataatgttagacaacaacagtttacctgtagctgatatatgtacatatatatgtatgctgagcgcgacgtacagttggataaatttgtacatggttgtttttgtcaaaatttgtttatatttacggtatttatttgtttacattatattttgACTATATTCGTTTgatatgtaatcttttaaaattagtcgatcaggcacagccaagagtgtaagttgtgttatagggatgtacgtaaaatgcactttttgctgtttttattgttttgtaatctttttagtacggaggatgatctcagattgaggtcgaaatatcgattaatcattaaagaaatatatttattgaaagatataaaatatttggtttttatttatgcgtggccttgagctcgaaaaatttaataatttaaatattgaaggccgaaaaacaataaataaaaattcttttaaatgtgtatgtaCGTCTGTATTACGATGTACACTGGATACTATTATTGTGCTTAATTATGCACCGGCATTGGCAGTTGTCCTAACGAATTGTTAGCGAACTGCGAGTTGGTAAATTTGAAATGGCGTTTATCATAACATTTTAGCAATGCAAGTGAGTATGGATGGTTTTCTTTTAAGTGTATATAATGTACTTCCGGTTCACAAGTCGTGTGACCACATTCTTCGCAAACGTACATCTTAGCTCTACGTTCTTTATCGGCATATTGATGTTGTAAACTGTGCACTTTAAGGCAGTTCGATTCTAGTGAACAACGCAGGGTGAAACTCTTCTCGCATAGACTACATTTGTATGGTCGTACACCGGTAGGTGTTCGTGTGTGACGCTTTAAATTGAAGGTATCATTAAATCCTTTACCGCAAAATGTACACAGGTACCGTTTATTTTCTGAGTGACATTTCATATGACGGTTTAAAAGACGTTGCAAAGAAAAAGCTTTTAACCAAACGCGACaaacaatgtaaaaacacattctaggtgtatccgggttcacgttttggcctatatctcgagaccctagccacccagcggcAAAAAACttattctgtactaaagcatatatcaacagcttcaatctTATAtctataatgtaaaaacacatcctagtgttaccctgatccacgttttggcctatatctcgagaccctaggggTATGaagattaccctctactaaagcactcatcaacagctttcattttatatccatattctataaacacattctaggagtacccgggtcctcgcgttggcctatatctcgagaccctagtcaccgaggggtatgaaaattaccctgtactaaaacactcatcaacagctttcatttgatatccatattgtataaacacaatctaggggtacccgggtccacgttttgggctacatctcgagaccctatcctcccagtggtatgaaaaatAGATGTCGGCCGATTCTcatacctacccaatatgctcataaaatttcatgagaatcggtcaagccgtttcggaggagtacgGAAGCGAACATTGCGACACGacaatttt
This genomic interval carries:
- the LOC137235162 gene encoding transcriptional regulator ovo-like — its product is MCFYIVCRVWLKAFSLQRLLNRHMKCHSENKRYLCTFCGKGFNDTFNLKRHTRTPTGVRPYKCSLCEKSFTLRCSLESNCLKVHSLQHQYADKERRAKMYVCEECGHTTCEPEVHYIHLKENHPYSLALLKCYDKRHFKFTNSQFANNSLGQLPMPVHN